A stretch of the Flavobacterium sp. 5 genome encodes the following:
- a CDS encoding geranylgeranyl reductase family protein, translating to MKSFDVAIIGSGPAGASAAFELSKSGISAVIIEKETLPRYKTCGGGLVYRGLKNMPFDITSVVEKEFYAIDTYFSKKHPCITTRRENPIVSMVMRDAFDNLIVDKAKNNGVTLLQNHKVLDITFGDVLTIHTTEGDITTKFIIAADGALSPIAKIAGWKETRTLIPALEYEVEVSAADFERLSHDARFDIDAIPYGYGWCFPKKNHLSIGVAVVVKTNKKINLKQYYADYLKTLGITEIITEVGHGFVIPVSPRTDTFVRKNVFLTGDSAGLADPLVAEGISNSILSGVQATQAIIESNLDPEKAASLYIEKLEATILPEVEKAGVLAHHFYHKKTFRNIILKKYGQYAAEAMTDLFMGERTYPKDYMKRISRQIKEAIF from the coding sequence ATGAAATCATTTGATGTAGCGATTATTGGTAGCGGTCCCGCAGGTGCTTCGGCGGCTTTTGAATTATCTAAATCAGGTATTTCTGCTGTAATTATTGAAAAGGAAACCCTGCCAAGATATAAAACTTGTGGAGGAGGACTTGTTTATAGAGGCCTAAAAAATATGCCATTTGATATTACATCGGTAGTTGAAAAAGAATTTTATGCTATTGATACTTATTTTTCTAAAAAACATCCTTGCATAACAACCCGAAGAGAAAATCCAATTGTAAGCATGGTGATGCGCGATGCTTTTGACAATTTAATAGTTGATAAAGCTAAAAATAACGGAGTCACTTTACTGCAAAACCATAAAGTTTTGGATATTACTTTTGGAGATGTCCTAACCATTCATACTACTGAAGGAGATATTACAACTAAGTTTATTATTGCTGCGGATGGGGCATTGAGTCCGATAGCTAAAATAGCTGGCTGGAAAGAAACGAGAACTCTAATTCCTGCATTGGAATATGAAGTTGAAGTTTCTGCCGCTGATTTTGAACGATTGTCTCACGATGCCCGATTTGATATTGATGCTATTCCTTATGGATATGGATGGTGTTTTCCTAAAAAAAATCATCTCTCTATTGGGGTTGCTGTTGTTGTAAAAACCAACAAAAAAATCAATCTGAAACAGTATTATGCAGACTATTTGAAAACGCTTGGCATTACTGAAATTATTACTGAAGTAGGACATGGTTTTGTTATTCCGGTATCGCCAAGAACTGATACTTTTGTGCGAAAAAATGTTTTTTTGACAGGAGACTCCGCAGGTTTGGCAGATCCATTGGTAGCAGAAGGTATCTCTAATTCTATTTTGAGCGGTGTACAAGCTACCCAAGCTATTATAGAAAGTAATTTGGATCCAGAGAAAGCAGCGTCCTTATATATTGAAAAATTAGAAGCGACTATTTTACCCGAAGTTGAAAAAGCTGGAGTGTTGGCACATCATTTCTATCATAAAAAAACATTTAGAAATATTATTTTAAAAAAATACGGTCAGTATGCTGCTGAAGCAATGACTGATTTGTTTATGGGAGAAAGAACATATCCTAAAGACTATATGAAGAGGATTAGTAGACAAATTAAAGAAGCTATTTTTTAA
- a CDS encoding thioredoxin-like domain-containing protein produces the protein MKKFLMSFVFFVCLQFAQAQTGHEIKINLKNCKDTIAYLAFYQFDKLYISDTCKKVVNGNIVFKGKKKLDKGVYFLLSQDKGNYFDFIIDDQSQKQQITTDKSSLVENLKAINSKQNENFFNYIRFVSDKNKEFNSFKKAIKEEKKSDSTKLIANELKVLNEVILQNDLNYITQNKGTYLSEILNLKTEKIAKDVPKASNGRPDSIYSYTYYKKHFWDGVNFEDDAMLNNPFFANKIKQYFNTTVVQHPDSICAEIDRMMLKTKQGTKMNMLLLAYFTQTYEIPKIMGMDKVFVYMVNNYFKTGKAKGVYDDSVIKIIINRGDVLAPLQLGKTAPELYMIDIPGHDKIAKMGFDTAKTSDEITKIYYANKDEIEKTYVTLSSIKADYLILLFWDVDCGHCQKEVPKILELYHDLLKENKAVQVFGVYTQNEFDKYKKYIVDNKVDWINVYDGVHINNLKDKYDVVTTPVIYILDKNKVIKAKGIGSESIRSIITQMEKEYSKK, from the coding sequence ATGAAGAAATTTTTAATGTCTTTTGTTTTTTTTGTTTGTTTACAGTTTGCACAAGCACAGACTGGTCATGAGATTAAGATTAATTTGAAAAATTGTAAAGATACTATTGCTTATTTAGCTTTTTACCAATTTGATAAATTGTATATTTCTGATACTTGTAAAAAAGTGGTAAATGGAAATATTGTTTTTAAAGGGAAGAAGAAATTAGACAAAGGTGTTTACTTTTTACTCAGTCAGGACAAAGGGAATTATTTTGATTTCATTATTGATGATCAATCTCAAAAACAACAAATTACTACGGACAAATCTAGTTTAGTAGAAAATTTGAAGGCAATCAACTCTAAACAAAATGAAAATTTCTTTAATTATATTCGTTTTGTTTCTGATAAAAACAAAGAATTCAACAGCTTTAAAAAAGCTATTAAAGAGGAAAAAAAATCTGATTCAACTAAGCTTATCGCTAATGAATTAAAAGTTTTGAATGAAGTTATTCTGCAAAATGATTTAAATTATATTACTCAAAACAAAGGCACCTATCTTTCAGAAATACTCAATTTAAAGACTGAAAAAATAGCTAAGGATGTTCCAAAAGCTTCCAACGGCAGACCCGATAGTATTTATTCTTATACATATTATAAAAAACATTTTTGGGATGGAGTTAATTTCGAAGATGATGCCATGTTAAATAATCCATTTTTTGCTAATAAAATAAAGCAATATTTTAATACCACTGTGGTGCAACATCCAGATTCGATTTGTGCGGAAATTGACAGAATGATGCTAAAAACGAAGCAAGGAACTAAAATGAATATGCTGTTATTGGCTTATTTTACTCAGACCTACGAGATTCCTAAAATTATGGGAATGGATAAAGTGTTTGTATATATGGTTAATAATTATTTTAAAACAGGAAAAGCCAAAGGTGTTTATGATGATAGTGTAATCAAGATTATTATAAACAGGGGTGATGTTTTGGCACCATTACAACTTGGGAAAACTGCTCCCGAATTGTATATGATTGATATACCTGGGCATGATAAAATAGCTAAAATGGGTTTTGATACAGCAAAAACAAGTGATGAAATAACCAAGATTTATTATGCCAATAAGGACGAAATTGAAAAAACATACGTGACATTATCCAGTATAAAAGCAGATTATTTGATTCTTCTTTTTTGGGATGTGGACTGTGGTCATTGCCAAAAAGAAGTACCTAAAATTCTCGAATTATACCATGATTTATTGAAAGAAAATAAAGCTGTTCAGGTTTTTGGGGTTTATACTCAAAACGAATTTGATAAATATAAAAAATACATTGTCGACAATAAGGTAGATTGGATTAATGTTTATGATGGAGTTCATATCAATAACCTAAAAGACAAATACGATGTAGTGACTACACCCGTGATTTATATTTTAGATAAAAATAAAGTCATTAAAGCTAAAGGAATTGGTTCAGAATCTATAAGAAGTATCATTACTCAAATGGAAAAAGAATATTCTAAAAAGTAA
- a CDS encoding YdiU family protein, which translates to MKLHIQNNFTTELPADPSEINIPRQVERACFSYVTPKQPSNPSLIHASAEVANLLGLSQSDIQSDDFLNVFSGKTVYPNTKPFALPYAGHQFGNWAGQLGDGRAINLTEVTHDNKSYTLQLKGAGPTPYSRTADGFAVLRSSIREHLCAEAMHYLGVPTTRSLSLMLSGDEVLRDILYNGNPAYEKGAVVCRVAPSFIRFGSFELFYSRNDRVNLKLLTDFTIKHHFPTIKSEGITKYLDFFQAITRTTLDMIVHWQRVGFVHGVMNTDNMSIHGITIDYGPYGWLEDYDPNWTPNTTDRQNKRYRFGNQPEIALWNLYKLANALYLLINDAKPLEEILNAYSVDYQKEYLNMMRNKIGFKIIKEEDAILIENLTELLQLVETDMTIFFRNLGNIQKEDTTEAAFDTIKEAFYNEKDITETTLNNWHTWLNHYSDRISEEILTDDERKQQMNTVNPKYVLRNYMAQLSIDEADKGDYSLVNEFFELLKKPYDEQPDSQKWFAKRPDWARDKVGCSMLSCSS; encoded by the coding sequence ATGAAACTTCATATTCAAAATAATTTCACAACCGAATTGCCAGCAGATCCAAGTGAAATCAATATTCCAAGACAAGTAGAACGTGCCTGTTTTTCGTATGTAACACCAAAACAGCCGTCAAATCCTTCCTTGATTCATGCTTCTGCCGAAGTCGCCAATCTATTAGGATTATCTCAGTCAGATATTCAATCAGATGATTTTTTAAATGTTTTTTCAGGTAAGACAGTTTATCCAAATACAAAACCCTTTGCTCTGCCTTACGCAGGACATCAATTTGGGAATTGGGCAGGACAACTAGGAGATGGGCGCGCCATCAACCTAACCGAAGTCACTCATGATAATAAATCCTACACCTTACAACTAAAAGGCGCAGGACCTACACCATATTCTCGCACCGCCGATGGCTTTGCGGTATTGCGTTCTTCCATCAGGGAACATCTTTGCGCCGAAGCGATGCATTATTTAGGCGTTCCCACAACCCGTTCACTTTCACTAATGCTTTCGGGAGACGAAGTTCTACGTGATATACTATACAATGGAAATCCAGCTTACGAAAAAGGAGCTGTCGTTTGTCGAGTAGCACCATCGTTTATACGTTTTGGTAGTTTCGAATTATTCTACTCACGCAACGATCGTGTCAATCTCAAATTGCTGACAGACTTTACCATCAAGCACCATTTTCCAACTATTAAAAGCGAGGGTATAACAAAATATCTTGACTTTTTTCAAGCAATTACTAGAACAACACTAGATATGATTGTGCATTGGCAGCGCGTTGGTTTTGTTCACGGAGTGATGAATACCGATAATATGTCAATTCACGGCATAACTATAGATTACGGACCTTACGGATGGTTGGAAGATTACGATCCAAATTGGACACCCAATACAACAGATAGGCAAAATAAAAGATACCGATTCGGGAACCAACCCGAAATTGCATTGTGGAATCTTTACAAATTAGCGAATGCTTTATACCTTTTAATCAATGATGCCAAACCACTCGAAGAAATCTTAAATGCTTACAGTGTCGATTATCAAAAAGAGTATTTGAATATGATGCGAAACAAAATAGGCTTCAAAATAATAAAAGAGGAAGATGCTATTTTAATAGAAAACCTAACAGAATTACTGCAATTGGTAGAGACCGATATGACTATTTTCTTTAGAAATCTAGGAAACATCCAAAAAGAAGATACCACAGAAGCTGCTTTCGACACAATCAAAGAAGCTTTTTATAACGAAAAGGATATAACAGAAACAACCTTAAATAATTGGCATACTTGGCTAAATCATTATTCGGATAGAATCAGTGAAGAAATACTTACTGACGATGAAAGAAAGCAACAAATGAATACTGTAAACCCAAAATATGTATTACGAAATTATATGGCACAGCTAAGTATCGACGAAGCTGATAAAGGCGATTATTCTCTAGTAAATGAATTTTTCGAATTGCTTAAAAAACCCTATGACGAACAACCTGACAGCCAAAAATGGTTTGCCAAAAGACCCGATTGGGCCAGAGACAAAGTAGGTTGTTCGATGTTAAGTTGTAGTTCTTAA
- a CDS encoding LytTR family DNA-binding domain-containing protein: MKFKCIIVDDEPPATRILKNYLEKVSFLEEVGVFNDSLKALEFLNSNKVDVVFLDIQMPQLTGIQFSKIISKDVKVIFTTAYPDFALEGFELNAVDYLLKPIAFERFYQAVSKLSSDAKSEVENSSSSEFIFIKTDGKNKFQKLLLNDILYVESLQNYVCIHTLKQQIITHSSLKNVIESLPENDFIQIHKSFVVALKQIDSTDSFSVFINNKELPIGATFKNVFFERIDQNKI, encoded by the coding sequence ATGAAATTCAAATGTATAATTGTTGATGATGAACCGCCAGCAACTCGTATTTTAAAAAACTATTTAGAAAAGGTTTCTTTTCTTGAAGAGGTTGGTGTTTTTAATGATTCATTAAAAGCATTAGAATTTTTGAATTCCAATAAAGTTGATGTGGTTTTTTTAGATATTCAAATGCCTCAGTTAACAGGAATACAATTTTCTAAAATTATTTCTAAAGATGTAAAAGTTATTTTTACAACTGCTTACCCTGATTTTGCATTAGAAGGATTTGAGTTAAATGCAGTTGATTATTTGCTGAAACCAATAGCTTTTGAGCGTTTCTATCAGGCAGTTTCAAAATTGAGTTCTGATGCTAAATCCGAAGTTGAAAACAGTAGTTCGTCAGAATTTATTTTTATAAAAACAGATGGTAAAAACAAATTTCAGAAATTACTTTTAAATGATATTTTGTATGTAGAGAGTCTCCAGAATTATGTTTGTATTCATACTTTAAAGCAACAGATTATCACACATTCGTCTTTGAAAAATGTTATTGAATCCTTGCCTGAAAATGATTTCATTCAAATTCATAAATCGTTTGTCGTGGCTTTAAAACAAATTGATTCTACAGATAGTTTTTCTGTTTTTATCAATAACAAAGAATTACCAATAGGAGCAACGTTCAAAAATGTATTTTTCGAACGTATTGATCAAAATAAGATATAA
- a CDS encoding DUF1456 family protein: MTNNDIFKKLRVALMLRDDQIIEILELVDFRISKSELGAFFRDEKHENYMECGDQVLRNFLNGLVIHLRGTKENPKNPNEVLAKHKAEIPKAATSKDRPEFKAKPKDAEKSRGDQSPSKSGSGAKKPNKKEFPKGNGKTSPVEKVKYNFGKNKKS, encoded by the coding sequence ATGACAAATAACGATATATTCAAAAAACTTCGAGTGGCCTTGATGTTACGCGACGATCAAATAATAGAAATTTTAGAATTGGTAGATTTTAGAATTTCAAAATCTGAATTGGGAGCTTTTTTCCGTGATGAAAAACATGAAAACTACATGGAATGTGGCGATCAGGTTTTACGCAATTTCCTAAACGGGTTGGTAATTCATTTAAGAGGAACCAAAGAAAACCCTAAAAACCCAAATGAAGTTTTAGCTAAACACAAAGCAGAAATTCCGAAGGCAGCAACTTCAAAAGACAGACCAGAATTTAAAGCTAAACCAAAGGATGCAGAAAAATCCAGAGGAGACCAAAGCCCATCAAAATCTGGTTCTGGTGCCAAAAAACCTAACAAAAAAGAATTCCCAAAAGGCAACGGAAAAACTTCTCCAGTAGAAAAAGTAAAATACAATTTTGGTAAAAACAAAAAATCCTAA
- a CDS encoding alpha/beta hydrolase has protein sequence MKIFILIPFFLIFGITAAQESTASKQVSIFTMEVPQLKTTRKIWLYLPIGYETSTKKYPVIYMHDAQNLFDKKTSYAGEWNVDEKLDSLKAQVIVVGIENGGEKRIDELTPYKNEKYGGGETDKYLDFIVKTLKPEIDKKYRTKPNAKSTTIMGSSLGGLTSYYAVIKYPEVFGKAGVFSPAFWINRTEINDLTTNSKKLKVKIYFLCGDSEGNDDSMVKDLDHIELLLNTNRCYCLHLNKKVIIKGGHHNEKLWRDGFSNAILWLGY, from the coding sequence TTGAAAATATTTATACTAATTCCGTTTTTTCTAATTTTTGGCATAACAGCTGCTCAAGAAAGTACCGCTTCCAAACAAGTTTCAATTTTTACAATGGAAGTACCTCAATTGAAAACTACAAGAAAAATTTGGTTGTATTTACCAATAGGCTATGAAACTTCTACCAAAAAATATCCTGTTATTTATATGCATGATGCTCAAAATTTATTTGACAAAAAAACCTCTTATGCAGGAGAATGGAATGTTGATGAGAAACTAGATAGTTTGAAGGCTCAAGTAATTGTAGTAGGAATTGAAAATGGCGGAGAAAAACGCATCGACGAATTAACTCCTTATAAAAACGAAAAATATGGTGGTGGAGAAACCGATAAGTATCTCGATTTTATTGTAAAGACCTTAAAACCTGAAATCGATAAAAAATACAGAACAAAACCTAATGCCAAAAGCACCACAATTATGGGGAGTTCATTGGGCGGATTAACTTCTTATTATGCCGTTATAAAATACCCAGAAGTTTTTGGAAAAGCAGGTGTTTTTTCTCCTGCCTTTTGGATTAACCGAACAGAAATAAATGACTTAACTACCAATAGTAAAAAACTAAAAGTCAAAATTTATTTCCTCTGTGGAGATTCTGAAGGAAATGATGACAGCATGGTTAAAGATCTTGACCACATCGAACTTTTACTAAATACCAATCGCTGTTATTGCTTACACCTTAATAAAAAAGTAATTATAAAAGGTGGTCATCACAATGAAAAACTATGGAGAGATGGTTTTTCGAATGCAATTCTGTGGTTAGGTTATTAA
- a CDS encoding DUF5694 domain-containing protein gives MQKIILLLVLFTLNAVSAQPKKKQILVIGTFHFENPGLDVAKVNTFNVMTDKSQKELENITNKIKKFGPDKVFVEWNYEKQDKLDKFYNRNTDSILKKNADEIVQLALRSAKKLGHKRLFGIDYNQTNFPYDSLTKGMTEANQVGLLKSNLETMAYYENSQNEKIAKYNLTELLVDINTTKSNAENIEWYLGTANRAGKVDNFVGAYLVSEWYRRNLYMYSLIQKLTESKDNKVMVLLGAGHAAMLREFIKHDPNFEIIELATILK, from the coding sequence ATGCAAAAAATCATTTTATTATTAGTCCTTTTTACATTGAATGCAGTTTCTGCTCAACCTAAGAAAAAACAAATCCTAGTAATAGGAACTTTCCATTTTGAAAATCCAGGACTCGATGTCGCTAAAGTCAATACGTTTAATGTGATGACTGACAAAAGCCAAAAGGAACTAGAAAACATTACTAACAAAATTAAAAAGTTTGGTCCTGACAAAGTTTTTGTGGAATGGAATTATGAAAAACAAGACAAGCTTGATAAATTTTATAATAGAAATACTGATAGCATCCTTAAAAAAAATGCAGACGAAATTGTACAATTAGCATTACGATCTGCTAAAAAACTAGGTCATAAAAGGTTATTTGGTATTGATTACAATCAGACTAATTTCCCTTATGATAGTTTGACTAAAGGTATGACAGAAGCCAATCAGGTGGGGTTATTAAAAAGTAATTTGGAGACGATGGCTTATTATGAAAACTCTCAAAATGAAAAAATTGCGAAATATAACTTGACGGAACTTCTTGTAGATATAAATACAACAAAATCTAATGCCGAAAATATTGAATGGTATCTTGGAACGGCAAATAGAGCAGGTAAAGTTGATAATTTTGTAGGCGCTTATTTGGTCTCTGAATGGTATAGAAGAAATCTTTATATGTATTCTTTAATTCAGAAACTGACGGAGAGTAAGGACAATAAAGTTATGGTACTTCTTGGTGCTGGTCACGCTGCCATGCTACGAGAATTTATAAAGCATGATCCTAATTTTGAAATTATAGAACTAGCTACTATTTTAAAATAA
- a CDS encoding sensor histidine kinase: MKLKIPFYYHIVLFLGLFVALYIWDIGVGEKDGASILNKLFFLFSFSQLLALFVVYSINFYTFCNWFLNKKKIFIYLLTIPISLVLFAGVRYLFQEVILFEIIGIHNYVEKSREIEFYIRDNFFFGLPALILSSLSFLFWKFQEAYQQNQELLLENKKVEFQMLKSQVSPHFLFNTLNTFYSQLVGKDDEMASDVLVLSDLLRYVITETDKVEVLLSKEIQFVENYIHLQKKRFEDQLYLDFSIEGDYTSEKIVPSVLIHFIENVFKHGTLNDPDKKAIITIKINEGFLEIYTFNYSMGGEHYYSTGIGFDNLMKRLEYAYKDKFVLENTAENNIFKMYLKIPLKISL; this comes from the coding sequence ATGAAATTAAAAATTCCTTTCTATTATCATATTGTCTTATTCTTAGGCTTGTTTGTCGCTCTTTACATCTGGGATATTGGTGTAGGAGAAAAAGATGGAGCTTCTATTCTTAATAAACTATTCTTTCTGTTTTCATTTAGCCAATTACTAGCCCTTTTTGTGGTGTATAGTATTAATTTTTATACTTTTTGTAATTGGTTTTTAAACAAGAAAAAGATTTTTATTTACTTACTAACCATTCCTATTTCATTAGTTCTTTTTGCAGGAGTTCGATACCTTTTTCAAGAGGTAATTCTTTTTGAAATTATTGGAATTCATAATTATGTAGAGAAAAGCAGAGAAATAGAATTCTACATCAGAGATAATTTTTTCTTCGGATTACCTGCTTTGATTCTAAGTTCTTTAAGTTTTTTATTCTGGAAATTTCAAGAAGCTTATCAACAGAATCAAGAATTGCTTTTAGAGAATAAAAAAGTTGAATTTCAAATGCTGAAATCTCAAGTTAGTCCTCATTTTTTATTCAATACACTAAATACATTTTATAGTCAATTGGTTGGCAAAGATGATGAAATGGCTTCAGATGTTTTAGTATTGTCAGATTTACTTCGCTACGTAATTACAGAAACAGATAAAGTGGAAGTATTACTCTCTAAAGAAATTCAATTTGTAGAAAATTATATTCATTTACAAAAGAAAAGATTTGAAGATCAGCTTTATCTAGATTTTTCAATCGAAGGAGATTATACATCTGAAAAAATAGTACCATCTGTTTTAATTCATTTTATAGAAAATGTTTTTAAGCACGGAACACTAAATGATCCTGATAAAAAAGCGATTATTACAATTAAAATAAATGAAGGTTTTCTAGAAATTTATACTTTCAATTATAGTATGGGAGGAGAGCATTATTATTCTACGGGTATTGGCTTTGATAATTTAATGAAGCGTTTGGAATATGCCTATAAGGATAAATTTGTACTTGAAAATACAGCAGAAAATAATATCTTTAAGATGTATTTGAAAATCCCTTTAAAAATAAGTTTATGA